A genomic stretch from Cellulomonas sp. KRMCY2 includes:
- a CDS encoding glycosyltransferase family 4 protein, protein MSQQGLRIGLVCPYSFDVPGGVQFHVRDLAEALQDLGHTVSVLAPADDDTPVPDYMTTAGRAIPVRYNGAVARMTFGPVSARRVRRWLAAGDFDILHLHEPVTPSLGMLALWIASGPIVATFHTALLRSRALQVAYPMVRQSMEKISARIAVSEDARRTLVEHLGGDAVVIPNGVYVDAFEAAEPDPRWTGTPQAPTIAFLGRLDEPRKGLPVLTQAVAGVLAEHPGARFLVAGRGEAGEAEARETLGPATASVEFLGGISDEDKARLLSSVDVYVAPQTGGESFGIVLVEAMSAGATVVASDLGAFRRVLDEGAAGVLFRTGDPGDLAATLNRVLRDPELRARTAARASVVVRRYDWSVVAEQVLTVYEMVLSGTVPRVRVGEDPSSVRTIADADADAGSGPDRGGSR, encoded by the coding sequence GTGAGCCAGCAGGGCCTGCGGATCGGTCTGGTCTGCCCGTACTCGTTCGACGTCCCCGGCGGCGTGCAGTTCCACGTCCGCGACCTGGCCGAGGCCCTCCAGGACCTGGGGCACACCGTGTCGGTGCTCGCACCGGCCGACGACGACACACCCGTCCCCGACTACATGACGACCGCCGGCCGGGCCATCCCGGTGCGCTACAACGGTGCTGTCGCGCGGATGACGTTCGGGCCGGTCAGCGCGCGCCGGGTGCGCCGGTGGCTCGCGGCGGGCGACTTCGACATCCTGCACCTGCACGAGCCGGTCACCCCGAGCCTCGGCATGCTCGCCCTGTGGATCGCGTCCGGCCCGATCGTCGCGACGTTCCACACCGCCCTGCTCCGCTCGCGTGCCCTGCAGGTTGCCTATCCGATGGTGCGCCAGAGCATGGAGAAGATCTCGGCGCGGATCGCCGTGTCGGAGGACGCCCGCCGCACGCTCGTCGAGCACCTGGGCGGTGACGCGGTGGTCATCCCGAACGGGGTCTACGTCGACGCGTTCGAGGCGGCCGAGCCCGACCCCCGGTGGACCGGCACGCCGCAGGCACCGACCATCGCCTTCCTCGGCCGGCTCGACGAGCCGCGCAAGGGTCTGCCCGTCCTGACCCAGGCTGTCGCCGGGGTGCTCGCCGAGCACCCCGGCGCACGCTTCCTGGTCGCCGGGCGCGGTGAGGCCGGCGAGGCGGAGGCGCGCGAGACCCTGGGCCCGGCCACTGCGTCCGTCGAGTTCCTCGGGGGGATCTCCGACGAGGACAAGGCTCGGCTGCTCAGCTCGGTCGACGTCTACGTCGCACCGCAGACCGGCGGTGAGAGCTTCGGCATCGTGCTGGTCGAGGCGATGAGCGCCGGGGCCACAGTCGTGGCGAGCGACCTCGGCGCCTTCCGTCGGGTCCTCGACGAAGGCGCAGCGGGCGTCCTGTTCCGGACGGGCGATCCCGGTGACCTCGCAGCGACGCTCAACCGCGTCCTGCGCGACCCGGAGCTGCGAGCCCGGACCGCCGCGCGGGCGAGCGTCGTGGTCCGCCGGTACGACTGGTCGGTCGTCGCCGAACAGGTGCTGACGGTCTACGAGATGGTCCTGTCGGGCACCGTCCCGCGCGTCCGGGTCGGCGAGGACCCGTCGTCGGTCCGCACCATCGCCGACGCCGACGCCGACGCCGGGTCCGGCCCGGATCGAGGTGGCTCCCGATGA
- a CDS encoding phosphatidylinositol mannoside acyltransferase, which produces MRARRTTSLFLIGWRVAARLPEDVVRAAMHVAADVAWLRRGGGVRQLEANLARVRPAATPQELRQLSREGVRTYLRYFGETFMLGRMTQEQMTARVLVQGAEGIMAEVTKGRSVVLALGHQGNYDLAGAWASAHLAPVTTVAERLEPPDVFDEFVRLREGFGLTIVPLDAGSDAFRELIRAVRAGGILVPLLADRDLTARGVEVDLFGQVARVAAGPAVLAVSTGAALFPTTIRHVRLRGAGRRAAGSRWGIALTFHEALPAPDDGPRGERVQRLTQAWVDVLGADIAAHPTHWHMLQKVFVADLDPQRDAATRAGAEHAEEAT; this is translated from the coding sequence GTGAGGGCGAGGCGGACCACCTCCCTCTTCCTGATCGGCTGGCGCGTCGCGGCCCGGCTCCCCGAGGACGTCGTCCGCGCGGCGATGCACGTGGCCGCCGACGTCGCCTGGCTCCGTCGGGGTGGCGGTGTCCGCCAGCTCGAGGCCAACCTGGCCCGGGTCCGCCCCGCGGCCACCCCGCAGGAGCTGCGGCAGCTGAGCCGCGAGGGCGTGCGCACCTACCTCCGCTACTTCGGCGAGACGTTCATGCTCGGCCGCATGACCCAGGAGCAGATGACCGCCCGGGTGCTGGTCCAGGGCGCCGAGGGCATCATGGCCGAGGTCACGAAGGGGCGCTCCGTCGTGCTCGCGCTCGGGCACCAGGGCAACTACGACCTCGCCGGCGCGTGGGCCTCGGCGCATCTGGCTCCGGTGACGACCGTCGCCGAGCGGCTCGAGCCCCCGGACGTCTTCGACGAGTTCGTGCGGCTGCGCGAGGGCTTCGGGCTCACGATCGTCCCGCTGGACGCAGGCAGCGACGCCTTCCGCGAGCTCATCCGGGCGGTCCGTGCCGGCGGGATCCTGGTGCCGCTGCTCGCCGACCGCGACCTGACGGCCCGTGGGGTCGAGGTCGACCTGTTCGGCCAGGTCGCCCGGGTCGCGGCCGGCCCCGCCGTGCTGGCCGTGAGCACAGGCGCCGCCCTCTTCCCGACCACGATCCGGCACGTCCGCCTGCGCGGGGCAGGTCGCCGGGCGGCCGGCAGCCGTTGGGGCATCGCGCTCACCTTCCACGAGGCGCTGCCTGCACCGGACGACGGCCCGCGCGGCGAGCGGGTGCAGCGACTGACCCAGGCATGGGTCGACGTCCTGGGTGCCGACATCGCGGCACACCCGACCCACTGGCACATGCTCCAGAAGGTCTTCGTCGCCGATCTCGACCCGCAGCGCGATGCCGCCACCCGGGCCGGCGCGGAGCATGCCGAGGAGGCCACGTGA
- a CDS encoding PrsW family intramembrane metalloprotease — translation MSQPYPPPPPQGRPPLPTAARYSAQPYPQTSPRAYRPVTANPAPAPAPAALVPVGFAPAPRRRAQHGAGTVVALVLLGVLVLVALAVIAFQIGIAALPGAAVLALVPLAGVMAAVLWVDRWEREPWQALAVAFGWGASVSVLVALVLNTGAMVAMVGAGSDETTANVLGAAVVAPIVEESIKAAGVLLIFLVWRRSFDGLVDGLVYAATVAAGFAFVENILYFGSTMAMTAGSADGGQAVLTIFMMRAVMSPFAHVLFTACTGLALGFAAQSRSRLAWLWTLPLGLLVGMALHGLWNGSAMMGDGTGFLVLYVALQLPLFLGAVGLVFWLRRREAAVVRDRLAEYATAGWFAPAEVTMLASLGERRRARAWAGHRGPWAKHAMRDFQVAATRLAYQRQRVRIRHPDPLTSAEEASLLQDVAAARHAVQRSLAGQEAVSRGLG, via the coding sequence ATGAGCCAGCCGTACCCACCGCCACCGCCGCAGGGCCGGCCACCCCTGCCGACAGCGGCCCGGTACAGCGCGCAGCCGTACCCGCAGACCTCTCCGCGCGCCTACCGGCCGGTCACGGCCAACCCCGCTCCCGCCCCGGCCCCGGCCGCGCTCGTCCCGGTGGGTTTCGCCCCGGCGCCGCGACGCCGTGCCCAGCACGGGGCCGGCACCGTCGTGGCGCTCGTGCTCCTCGGCGTCCTGGTCCTGGTGGCTCTCGCGGTGATCGCCTTCCAGATCGGGATCGCGGCGCTGCCCGGCGCAGCCGTCCTGGCCCTCGTGCCGCTGGCCGGTGTGATGGCCGCAGTGCTGTGGGTCGACCGGTGGGAGCGTGAGCCGTGGCAGGCCCTCGCCGTGGCCTTCGGCTGGGGCGCGTCGGTCTCGGTGCTCGTCGCCCTCGTCCTGAACACCGGGGCGATGGTCGCCATGGTCGGCGCAGGATCCGACGAGACGACGGCGAACGTCCTCGGTGCGGCCGTCGTCGCGCCGATCGTCGAGGAGTCGATCAAGGCAGCTGGGGTGCTGCTGATCTTCCTCGTCTGGCGTCGTTCGTTCGACGGGCTCGTCGACGGGCTCGTCTACGCGGCGACGGTGGCCGCCGGGTTCGCATTCGTCGAGAACATCCTGTACTTCGGCAGCACGATGGCCATGACGGCAGGCTCCGCCGACGGGGGACAGGCCGTCCTGACCATCTTCATGATGCGGGCCGTGATGTCCCCGTTCGCGCACGTGCTGTTCACAGCGTGCACCGGGCTGGCCCTCGGCTTCGCCGCGCAGAGCCGGAGCCGGCTCGCGTGGCTGTGGACCCTGCCGCTCGGCCTCCTGGTCGGCATGGCGCTGCACGGTCTGTGGAACGGCAGCGCCATGATGGGCGACGGCACCGGGTTCCTCGTGCTCTACGTCGCGCTGCAGCTCCCGCTGTTCCTCGGCGCGGTCGGGCTGGTCTTCTGGCTGCGCCGCCGTGAGGCCGCTGTCGTACGGGACCGGCTGGCCGAGTACGCGACCGCGGGATGGTTCGCGCCGGCCGAGGTCACGATGCTCGCCTCGCTCGGCGAGCGGCGGCGGGCCCGGGCCTGGGCCGGCCACCGCGGTCCCTGGGCGAAGCACGCGATGCGCGACTTCCAGGTCGCGGCCACCCGGCTGGCGTACCAGCGTCAGCGGGTCAGGATCCGTCACCCCGACCCCCTGACGTCGGCCGAGGAGGCCTCGCTCCTGCAGGACGTGGCGGCCGCCAGGCATGCCGTCCAGCGGTCGCTCGCGGGCCAGGAAGCGGTCTCTCGCGGGCTAGGATGA
- a CDS encoding SsgA family sporulation/cell division regulator, which translates to MPGAVGGTFEVVPMHLVLSDASVLPISAELSFDPSDPYTVRIAFSGAHSTSTWLIGRELIAHGVLADSNAPAGTGDVRIWRDEDPTYLLVALSGVEGEALLAGPAEPFVHFLSETVELVPFGAESPRMEDEISRLIVTLLDA; encoded by the coding sequence ATGCCTGGAGCAGTGGGTGGCACCTTCGAGGTCGTCCCGATGCATCTCGTGCTCTCGGACGCGAGCGTCCTGCCGATCAGTGCAGAGCTCAGCTTCGACCCATCCGATCCGTACACCGTGCGGATCGCGTTCAGTGGCGCGCACTCGACGTCGACCTGGTTGATCGGCCGAGAGCTCATCGCTCACGGCGTCCTCGCGGACTCGAACGCCCCGGCCGGTACGGGTGACGTGCGGATCTGGCGTGACGAGGACCCGACCTACCTGCTGGTCGCGCTGAGCGGCGTTGAGGGTGAGGCCCTGCTCGCAGGGCCGGCCGAACCCTTCGTCCACTTCCTCTCCGAGACGGTGGAGCTCGTGCCGTTCGGTGCCGAGAGCCCGCGCATGGAAGATGAGATCTCGCGTCTGATCGTGACCCTCCTCGACGCCTGA
- a CDS encoding NUDIX hydrolase, which yields MTSGAPDDTWRDGFLQLGPDWVLGDDGVPFRTAARLILVDPQDRVLMVRGHDLDEPDRHWWFTVGGGIDAGESARDAALRELYEETGLRLDATALVGPVLTRTALFDFARRTVRQAEDFFLARVEAPGEIAMHGWTDLERQFMDEVRWWHLDDLATVPEQVYPEGFVDLARDLLAGWDGVVRQLGTGP from the coding sequence GTGACGTCCGGCGCGCCCGACGACACCTGGCGTGACGGGTTCCTCCAGCTGGGCCCCGACTGGGTGCTCGGCGACGACGGTGTGCCGTTCCGCACCGCAGCACGCCTGATCCTGGTCGACCCGCAGGACCGCGTCCTGATGGTCCGCGGGCACGATCTCGACGAGCCGGACCGGCACTGGTGGTTCACCGTCGGTGGCGGGATCGACGCAGGGGAGTCCGCCCGTGACGCCGCCCTGCGCGAGCTCTACGAGGAGACGGGCCTGCGCCTCGATGCCACGGCGCTGGTGGGGCCCGTCCTGACCCGCACGGCGCTGTTCGACTTCGCGCGGCGCACCGTGCGCCAGGCCGAGGACTTCTTCCTCGCCAGGGTCGAGGCACCGGGCGAGATCGCGATGCACGGCTGGACCGACCTCGAGCGACAGTTCATGGACGAGGTCCGCTGGTGGCACCTCGACGATCTCGCGACGGTCCCCGAGCAGGTCTACCCGGAGGGGTTCGTCGACCTCGCCCGTGACCTCCTGGCCGGGTGGGACGGCGTCGTCCGGCAGCTCGGTACCGGGCCCTGA
- the thrS gene encoding threonine--tRNA ligase: MSQITLTVDGVERAVDAGTSGTELFADRRDVVVLRVDGELTDLATALEAGSRVEAVTIDSPDGLAVLRHSAAHVLAQAVQEINPAARLGIGPPITDGFYYDFDVETPFTPEDLKALEKVMQRIVKEGQTFRRWDLTEDEARTELAAEPFKLELIGLKGTAAEAADGASVEVGLGGLSIYQNLKRDGSVAWQDLCRGPHLPSTRLIANGFQLTRSAAAYWRGSEKNPQLQRVYGTAWPTKDELRAHLERVAEAERRDHRRIGAELDLFSFPEELGSGLPVFHPKGGIMRTEMENYSRARHIEAGYSFVNTPHITKAHLYEISGHLDWYADGMFPPMHIDAEVDDDGIVRKPGQDYYLKPMNCPMHNLIFRSRGRSYRELPLRLFEFGTVYRYEKSGVVHGLTRVRGLTQDDAHIYCTRDQMKDELTQTLQFVLQLLKDYGLEDFYLELSTRNPDKCVGPEEAWDEATRTLEEVGLASGLELVPDPGGAAFYGPKISVQVKDAIGRTWQMSTIQLDFNLPERFELEYTAPDGSRQRPVMIHRALFGSIERFFGIMTEHYAGAFPAWLAPVQVIAVPVAEPFNDYLADVVSQLRAHGIRAELDTSDDRFGKKIRTASTQKVPFVLIAGGEDVEAGAVSFRYRDGRQDNGVPVAEAVERVVAAVRDRVQV; the protein is encoded by the coding sequence GTGTCCCAGATCACCCTGACCGTTGACGGAGTCGAACGAGCAGTTGACGCCGGGACGAGCGGCACGGAGCTCTTCGCCGATCGCCGCGACGTCGTCGTGCTGCGCGTGGACGGCGAGCTCACGGACCTCGCCACCGCCCTCGAGGCAGGCTCCCGCGTGGAGGCCGTGACGATCGACTCACCCGACGGGCTCGCGGTCCTGCGACACTCCGCGGCCCACGTCCTGGCCCAGGCGGTCCAGGAGATCAACCCGGCAGCGCGGCTCGGGATCGGGCCGCCGATCACCGACGGGTTCTACTACGACTTCGATGTCGAGACACCCTTCACCCCCGAGGACCTCAAGGCGCTCGAGAAGGTGATGCAGCGCATCGTCAAGGAGGGGCAGACCTTCCGGCGGTGGGACCTGACCGAGGACGAGGCGCGTACCGAGCTGGCAGCGGAGCCCTTCAAGCTCGAGCTCATCGGGCTCAAGGGCACCGCAGCCGAGGCGGCCGACGGTGCCTCGGTCGAGGTCGGCCTCGGCGGGCTGAGCATCTACCAGAACCTCAAGCGGGACGGTTCGGTGGCCTGGCAGGACCTGTGCCGCGGACCGCACCTGCCCAGCACGCGGTTGATCGCCAACGGCTTCCAGCTGACCCGCTCGGCTGCGGCCTACTGGCGCGGCTCGGAGAAGAACCCTCAGCTCCAGCGCGTCTACGGCACGGCCTGGCCGACCAAGGATGAGCTGCGCGCGCACCTCGAGCGGGTCGCCGAGGCCGAGCGCCGGGACCACCGGCGGATCGGCGCGGAGCTCGACCTGTTCTCCTTCCCCGAGGAGCTCGGCTCAGGTCTGCCGGTGTTCCACCCCAAGGGCGGGATCATGCGCACGGAGATGGAGAACTACTCCCGTGCGCGCCACATCGAGGCCGGCTACTCCTTCGTCAACACCCCGCACATCACCAAGGCGCACCTCTACGAGATCTCGGGGCACCTGGACTGGTACGCGGACGGCATGTTCCCGCCGATGCACATCGACGCGGAGGTCGACGACGACGGCATCGTGCGCAAGCCCGGCCAGGACTACTACCTCAAGCCGATGAACTGCCCGATGCACAACCTGATCTTCCGGTCGCGTGGGCGCTCCTACCGCGAGCTGCCGCTGCGGCTGTTCGAGTTCGGCACCGTCTACCGGTACGAGAAGTCGGGTGTGGTGCACGGCCTGACGCGCGTCCGCGGGCTGACCCAGGACGACGCCCACATCTACTGCACGCGCGACCAGATGAAGGACGAGCTCACGCAGACCCTGCAGTTCGTCCTGCAGCTGCTCAAGGACTATGGGCTCGAGGACTTCTACCTCGAGCTGTCGACCCGCAACCCGGACAAGTGCGTCGGTCCCGAGGAGGCCTGGGACGAGGCGACCCGCACGCTCGAGGAGGTCGGGCTCGCCTCCGGGCTCGAGCTCGTCCCCGACCCGGGCGGTGCGGCGTTCTACGGACCGAAGATCTCGGTGCAGGTCAAGGACGCGATCGGCCGGACCTGGCAGATGTCGACGATCCAGCTCGACTTCAACCTGCCGGAACGCTTCGAGCTCGAGTACACCGCCCCGGACGGGAGCCGGCAGCGGCCCGTGATGATCCACCGCGCGCTGTTCGGGTCGATCGAGCGGTTCTTCGGGATCATGACCGAGCACTACGCGGGCGCGTTCCCGGCCTGGCTCGCGCCGGTCCAGGTGATCGCCGTCCCGGTCGCCGAGCCGTTCAACGACTACCTCGCCGACGTGGTGTCGCAGCTGCGGGCACACGGCATCCGTGCCGAGCTCGACACCTCGGACGACCGGTTCGGCAAGAAGATCCGCACCGCGAGCACCCAGAAGGTGCCCTTCGTCCTGATCGCCGGCGGTGAGGACGTCGAGGCCGGTGCCGTCTCGTTCCGCTACCGCGACGGGCGGCAGGACAACGGGGTGCCGGTCGCGGAGGCGGTCGAGCGGGTCGTCGCAGCCGTGCGGGACCGTGTCCAGGTCTGA
- the pgsA gene encoding phosphatidylinositol phosphate synthase, translated as MLSQLRAVTTRAFTPIAEFLLRRGVSPDAVTITGTLGVVVAALWLFPLGHLLAGTLVITLFVLSDLIDGVMARSSGRAGPWGAFLDSTLDRFADAAIFSGLVVYLAGRGDDPVGAVLALTCLVLGSVVPYTRARAEGLGMTASVGIAERADRLTLVLTAAGLVGLGLPPVVLTVVLAVLAVASAVTVLQRMATVRRQVRAAAGPSEGSP; from the coding sequence GTGCTGAGTCAGCTGCGTGCGGTGACGACCCGCGCCTTCACCCCGATCGCCGAGTTCCTGCTCCGACGTGGGGTCTCGCCGGACGCCGTCACGATCACCGGGACGCTCGGGGTGGTCGTCGCCGCCTTGTGGCTGTTCCCCCTCGGACACCTTCTCGCGGGAACCCTCGTCATCACGCTCTTCGTGCTGAGCGACCTCATCGACGGCGTGATGGCGCGCTCGTCGGGCCGTGCCGGTCCGTGGGGCGCCTTCCTCGACTCCACCCTCGACAGGTTCGCCGACGCCGCGATCTTCAGCGGGCTCGTCGTGTACCTCGCCGGGCGCGGCGACGACCCGGTCGGTGCCGTGCTGGCGCTCACGTGCCTCGTCCTCGGCTCCGTCGTGCCCTACACGCGAGCGCGGGCCGAAGGCCTCGGCATGACGGCGAGCGTCGGGATCGCCGAGCGTGCCGACCGGCTGACCCTCGTCCTGACGGCAGCCGGGCTGGTCGGCCTCGGGCTGCCGCCGGTCGTGCTCACGGTCGTGCTCGCTGTGCTGGCGGTCGCCAGCGCGGTCACCGTCCTGCAGCGGATGGCAACGGTCCGTCGACAGGTCAGAGCAGCGGCCGGCCCGAGCGAGGGCTCCCCGTGA
- a CDS encoding HIT domain-containing protein, translating into MSRSDGSDEADRTVPSRIEQGSELAGDPDGYDRLWTPHRMVYIGGQDKPVGDSVEECPFCRAPGRTDTDALLVARGTHAYVLLNLYPYNSGHLMVVPYRHVAGFPDLDVDETAEVALLTQTAMRVLQQVMSPQGFNLGMNQGAVAGAGITAHLHQHVVPRWAGDANFLPIIGRTKALPELLGETRERLAAAWPAPMKG; encoded by the coding sequence GTGTCCAGGTCTGACGGGTCCGACGAGGCCGACCGGACCGTGCCGAGCCGCATCGAGCAGGGCTCGGAGCTGGCCGGCGACCCGGACGGCTACGACCGGCTGTGGACACCTCACCGGATGGTCTACATCGGTGGTCAGGACAAGCCGGTCGGCGACAGCGTCGAGGAGTGCCCGTTCTGCCGGGCTCCGGGTCGTACGGACACCGATGCTCTGCTCGTCGCACGCGGGACGCATGCCTACGTCCTGCTCAACCTGTACCCGTACAACTCCGGGCACCTGATGGTCGTGCCGTACCGGCACGTCGCGGGCTTCCCGGACCTCGACGTCGACGAGACGGCGGAGGTCGCCCTGCTCACCCAGACGGCGATGCGGGTGCTCCAGCAGGTGATGTCACCGCAGGGCTTCAACCTCGGCATGAACCAGGGCGCCGTGGCCGGTGCCGGGATCACCGCGCACCTGCACCAGCACGTCGTGCCCCGATGGGCCGGCGACGCCAACTTCCTGCCGATCATCGGCAGGACGAAAGCGCTCCCGGAGCTGCTCGGCGAGACACGTGAGCGACTGGCCGCGGCATGGCCCGCGCCGATGAAGGGATGA
- the pdxS gene encoding pyridoxal 5'-phosphate synthase lyase subunit PdxS: MSSEQTPNVIGTAKVKRGMAEMLKGGVIMDVVNAEQAKIAEDAGAVAVMALERVPADIRSQGGVARMSDPDLIDGIIEAVSIPVMAKARIGHFVEAQVLQSLGVDYVDESEVLTPADYTHHIDKWAFTVPFVCGATNLGEALRRISEGAAMIRSKGEAGTGDVSNATTHMRQIRDQIRRLMTLPPDELYVAAKDLQAPYDLVAEVARAGKLPVVLFTAGGIATPSDAAMMMQLGAEGVFVGSGIFKSGNPAQRAAAIVKATTFFDDPDVIATVSRGLGEAMVGINVEDVPEPHRLAERGW; the protein is encoded by the coding sequence GTGAGCAGCGAGCAGACCCCGAACGTCATCGGCACCGCCAAGGTCAAGCGCGGCATGGCCGAGATGCTCAAGGGCGGGGTCATCATGGACGTCGTCAACGCGGAGCAGGCGAAGATCGCCGAGGACGCGGGTGCGGTCGCCGTCATGGCCCTCGAGCGCGTGCCGGCGGACATCCGTTCGCAGGGTGGCGTGGCACGGATGAGCGATCCCGACCTGATCGACGGGATCATCGAGGCCGTGTCGATCCCCGTCATGGCCAAGGCCCGGATCGGCCACTTCGTCGAGGCCCAGGTGCTGCAGTCCCTCGGCGTGGACTACGTCGACGAGTCCGAGGTCCTCACGCCGGCCGACTACACGCACCACATCGACAAGTGGGCGTTCACCGTTCCCTTCGTCTGCGGCGCGACGAACCTCGGTGAGGCGCTGCGCCGGATCTCCGAGGGTGCGGCGATGATCCGGTCAAAGGGTGAGGCCGGCACCGGCGACGTGTCGAACGCGACCACGCACATGCGCCAGATCCGTGACCAGATCCGCCGCCTGATGACCCTGCCCCCGGACGAGCTGTACGTCGCGGCCAAGGACCTCCAGGCTCCCTATGACCTGGTCGCCGAGGTCGCCCGCGCCGGCAAGCTCCCCGTCGTCCTGTTCACGGCCGGTGGCATCGCCACACCGTCCGACGCAGCGATGATGATGCAGCTCGGCGCCGAGGGCGTCTTCGTCGGGTCCGGGATCTTCAAGTCGGGCAACCCCGCGCAGCGTGCGGCCGCGATCGTCAAGGCCACCACGTTCTTCGACGACCCCGACGTGATCGCCACGGTCTCTCGTGGTCTCGGCGAGGCCATGGTCGGCATCAACGTCGAGGACGTGCCCGAGCCGCACCGGCTGGCCGAGCGCGGCTGGTGA
- a CDS encoding aminotransferase class IV has protein sequence MGQIVVWADGRLRDPAEPVLTAVDHGVTVGDGVFETCGVVHGTAFALTRHLARLVRSARGLGLEDPDLDLVRSGVEAVLAAGTDLGRLRITLTAGLGPLGSGRTPGRQSVLVVAGPATAPAPARVVRVPWTRNERSAVAGLKTTSYAENVVALARAVAGGADEALLANTVGDLCEGTGSNVFVERSGELVTPPLSSGCLAGITRELVLEWSADAGLPVREAAHGELGYAVLDEVDAGRAHLAITGSVRTIVPVVALDGREIEPGPLTVRACETYAWRAAQQLDP, from the coding sequence GTGGGGCAGATCGTGGTGTGGGCGGACGGCCGGTTGCGTGATCCCGCCGAACCTGTGCTGACCGCCGTCGATCACGGCGTCACGGTGGGCGACGGGGTATTCGAGACGTGCGGGGTCGTCCACGGGACGGCCTTCGCGCTGACCCGGCACCTGGCTCGTCTGGTCCGGTCCGCACGCGGCCTCGGCCTCGAGGACCCGGACCTCGACCTCGTGCGCAGCGGCGTCGAGGCGGTGCTCGCGGCCGGTACGGACCTGGGACGGCTCCGGATCACCCTGACCGCCGGCCTCGGGCCGCTCGGGTCGGGCCGGACACCGGGCAGGCAGAGCGTCCTGGTCGTCGCCGGTCCGGCGACGGCCCCCGCACCTGCGCGCGTCGTACGGGTGCCGTGGACCCGGAACGAGCGATCGGCGGTCGCCGGCCTCAAGACGACGTCGTACGCCGAGAACGTCGTGGCGCTCGCCCGGGCCGTCGCGGGTGGGGCGGACGAGGCGCTGCTCGCCAACACGGTGGGAGACCTGTGCGAGGGAACCGGGAGCAACGTCTTCGTCGAGCGGTCGGGCGAGCTCGTCACGCCGCCGTTGAGCAGCGGGTGCCTGGCCGGGATCACCAGGGAGCTCGTCCTGGAGTGGTCGGCGGATGCCGGGCTGCCGGTCCGGGAGGCAGCGCACGGCGAGCTCGGCTATGCGGTGCTCGACGAGGTCGACGCCGGCCGTGCGCACCTGGCCATCACGGGGTCGGTGCGAACGATCGTCCCGGTGGTTGCGCTGGACGGACGCGAGATCGAGCCGGGGCCGCTCACGGTGCGCGCATGCGAGACGTACGCGTGGCGGGCGGCCCAGCAGCTCGATCCGTGA
- a CDS encoding chorismate-binding protein, whose translation MADPTPRHERVPAHPTPAAGPGEAWFAGVRARGAVECVDLDDEADRVAAGGFWVVVGDFEGRVRAWRFADVDRGGAEPVPSASSGWSPPARDAWSSSIDERDYLSGVRTIRRRVRAGDVYQVNLCRVLSAAVPGRPGSEPDPLALAARLRAGNPAPYAGGIHVPLGSSLPPVWVVTASPELFLRVGDGLITSGPIKGTAVEPGGLSDKDRAENVMIADMVRNDLQRVCEPGTVEVIGLLALERHPGLVHLVTTVQGRLRDTTTDWAAVLRATYPPASVSGAPKHTALQVIDELEPVPRGPYCGAVGWIDSDAGRAEIAVAIRTFWWTDDDGGRLHFGTGAGITWGSVAEQEWAETELKADRLVALASTPD comes from the coding sequence GTGGCTGATCCGACCCCCCGGCACGAGCGGGTCCCAGCGCACCCGACGCCGGCGGCAGGACCTGGCGAGGCCTGGTTCGCGGGAGTTCGGGCGCGCGGGGCCGTGGAGTGCGTCGACCTGGACGACGAGGCCGATCGGGTGGCGGCAGGCGGCTTCTGGGTGGTCGTCGGCGACTTCGAGGGGCGGGTCCGGGCATGGCGGTTCGCCGACGTGGACCGCGGGGGAGCGGAGCCCGTCCCGAGCGCCTCGTCGGGCTGGTCCCCGCCGGCACGCGACGCGTGGTCCTCGTCGATCGACGAGCGCGACTACCTCTCGGGCGTCCGGACGATTCGACGACGGGTGCGGGCTGGTGACGTCTACCAGGTCAACCTCTGTCGGGTCCTGAGTGCTGCCGTCCCGGGCCGGCCAGGTTCCGAACCGGATCCGCTGGCGCTGGCCGCACGGCTGCGGGCCGGCAACCCCGCCCCGTACGCCGGCGGCATCCACGTCCCGCTCGGCTCGTCGCTGCCACCGGTCTGGGTCGTCACGGCGTCTCCCGAGCTGTTCCTGCGGGTCGGCGACGGCCTGATCACCTCGGGACCGATCAAGGGCACGGCGGTCGAGCCCGGCGGGCTGAGCGACAAGGATCGCGCCGAGAACGTGATGATCGCGGACATGGTCCGCAACGACCTGCAGCGGGTCTGCGAGCCGGGGACGGTCGAGGTGATCGGTCTCCTAGCGCTCGAGCGGCACCCGGGCCTGGTCCACCTGGTGACGACGGTCCAGGGTCGCCTGCGCGACACGACGACCGACTGGGCAGCCGTCCTGCGGGCGACCTACCCGCCTGCGTCCGTCTCCGGAGCTCCGAAGCACACCGCCCTGCAGGTGATCGACGAGCTCGAGCCGGTCCCTCGCGGCCCGTACTGCGGTGCCGTGGGCTGGATCGACTCCGATGCCGGCCGCGCGGAGATCGCGGTGGCCATCCGCACCTTCTGGTGGACCGACGACGACGGCGGTCGGCTGCACTTCGGCACCGGCGCCGGGATCACCTGGGGGAGCGTGGCCGAGCAGGAGTGGGCGGAGACCGAGCTCAAGGCGGACCGGCTCGTCGCCCTTGCCTCCACGCCCGACTGA